The Oceanibaculum nanhaiense genome includes the window CCAGTAGTCATAGGCCCAGGAATAACGATTCACATCATAGGTGCCGGTGGCGGTCAGCAGGCCGACCTTGCCGGTGCCGACCAGATCGCGCGGATTCAGATGGCCGAGATTTACTGACACGCCAGGCACTCCTCGTAATCGGTCGGCGCCTGATTGTCGAAGGCCGGCTTCTCGCCCTCCTCCGCCTTTGCTTCCAGCTTGCCGGCGAAGGCGGCGCGGCTGATCGACTTGGAGCGGCAGTAATACAGGCTCTTGATGCCGCGCTTCCAGGCCGTCCAGTGCAGCATGTGCAGGTCCCACTTGTCGATGTCGGCCGGCAGGAACAGGTTCAGCGACTGGCTCTGGCAGATGAAGGGCGCGCGATCGGCCGCCAGGTCGATGATCCAGCGCTGGTCGATCTCGAAGGCGGTACGGAAGGTCGCCTTCTCGTCCTCGTTGAGGAAGTCGAGATGCTGGACGGAGCCTTCCTTCTCGACGATGGACTGCCAGACTTCGGCGGTATTCTGGCCCTTCTCCTCCAGCATCGTCTCCAGATGGCGGTTGCGCACCGAGAACGCGCCGGACAGCGTCTTGTGGGTGTAGATATTGGCCGGGATCGGCTCGATGCCGGCACTGGTGCCGCCGCAGATGATGCTGATCGAGGCGGTCGGCGCGATGGCGATCTTGTGGCTGAAGCGCGCCTTCATGCCGGCGTCATGCGCGTCCGGGCACGGCCCGCGCTCCTCGGCCAGCGCCACCGAGGCGGCATCGGCCTCGCGGCGGATCTTGCGGAACATCTTGAAATTCCAGGATTTGGCGAGCGCGCTCTCGAACGGAATGCCGCGCGCCTGCAGGAAGGAATGGAAGCCCATGATACCGAGCCCGACGGAGCGCTCGCGCATCGCCGAATATTTCGCCCGCTCCATGCCATCCGGCGCGTTCTCGATGAACTGCGTCAGCACATTGTCGAGGAAGCGCAGCACGTCCTCGATGAAGCCGGGTGCCTCCTCCCATTCCTCCCAGGTCTCGACATTCAGCGAGGACAGGCAGCACACGGCGGTGCGCTCCTTCTCGTCCTGGTCCTGGCCGGTGACCAGCGTGATCTCGCTGCACAGGTTGGAGGTGGAGACCTTCAGCCCCAGCTTCTGCTGGTGCTTCGGCAGTGCGCGATTCACCGTGTCGATATACAGCAGATAGGGCTCGCCGGTCTGCAGGCGGGTTTCCAGGATGCGCTGCCACAGCTGGCGCGCATCGACCTGGCGGAGCACCGCGCCATCCTTCGGGCTCTTCAGTCCGAACATGCCGCCATCGCGCACCGCCGCCATGAACTCGTCGGTGACATTGATGCCGTGATGCAGGTTCAGCCCCTTGCGGTTGAAATCGCCCGAAGCCTTGCGGATTTCCAGGAATTCCTCGATCTCCGGATGATGGATATCGAGATAGACCGCCGCCGAGCCGCGCCGCAGAGAGCCCTGGCTGATCGCCAGCGTCAACCCGTCCATGACATGGATGAAGGGAATGATGCCCGAGGTCTCGCCCGCGCCCTTCACCGCCTCGCCGATGGAGCGGACCTGGCCCCAATAGGT containing:
- a CDS encoding ribonucleoside-diphosphate reductase subunit alpha, yielding MSSLAFDFDYDGNLVPQTPGGPSQQRHVQRPAEQPRAPRPRVQPPEPDFPHQQALNLERRAPLPYPLAPRPQPSDLKLDRSRDALLTNFGKATLNDRYLLAGESYQDMFARVSCAFADDIGHAQRLYDAMSRLWFMPATPVLSNGGTTRGLPISCFLNAVPDSLDGIVRTWNENVALASNGGGIGTYWGQVRSIGEAVKGAGETSGIIPFIHVMDGLTLAISQGSLRRGSAAVYLDIHHPEIEEFLEIRKASGDFNRKGLNLHHGINVTDEFMAAVRDGGMFGLKSPKDGAVLRQVDARQLWQRILETRLQTGEPYLLYIDTVNRALPKHQQKLGLKVSTSNLCSEITLVTGQDQDEKERTAVCCLSSLNVETWEEWEEAPGFIEDVLRFLDNVLTQFIENAPDGMERAKYSAMRERSVGLGIMGFHSFLQARGIPFESALAKSWNFKMFRKIRREADAASVALAEERGPCPDAHDAGMKARFSHKIAIAPTASISIICGGTSAGIEPIPANIYTHKTLSGAFSVRNRHLETMLEEKGQNTAEVWQSIVEKEGSVQHLDFLNEDEKATFRTAFEIDQRWIIDLAADRAPFICQSQSLNLFLPADIDKWDLHMLHWTAWKRGIKSLYYCRSKSISRAAFAGKLEAKAEEGEKPAFDNQAPTDYEECLACQ